A single region of the Lotus japonicus ecotype B-129 chromosome 4, LjGifu_v1.2 genome encodes:
- the LOC130712280 gene encoding tropomyosin-like — protein MTKGLEISALSKMIELETNGFNGLSTAKQLEDKEKENTKLKNTMKLLEKSNIVNEKKATDLALELENLKKKLEENDSHLKAKNEEAAKLKDEAQHFSSEIENLKNTNDNLTFEPSSLKSSILEQLEAGFERKKPNHFPQP, from the coding sequence ATGACAAAGGGCTTGGAAATTTCTGCCCTGTCCAAGATGATTGAGTTGGAAACGAATGGCTTTAATGGTCTTTCTACTGCCAAACAGCTTGAGgacaaagagaaagaaaacactAAGTTGAAGAACACCATGAAGCTGTTAGAGAAATCTAACATAGTCAATGAAAAGAAAGCCACCGATCTGGCTTTAGAACTTGAAAATCTTAAGAAGAAACTTGAAGAGAATGACTCTCATCTTAAAGCGAAAAATGAAGAAGCCGCCAAGCTAAAAGATGAGGCTCAACATTTTTCCtctgaaattgaaaatttgaagAATACCAACGACAACCTCACTTTCGAACCTTCATCTCTGAAGTCGTCCATTTTGGAACAACTTGAAGCCGGCTTTGAACGCAAAAAGCCAAATCATTTTCCTCAACCCTGA
- the LOC130713500 gene encoding uncharacterized protein At4g19900, whose amino-acid sequence MLRSRRRSPYGAYLCAVISAVLLLLSVSLLYSRLSLSHPPSNHLPRPSLIHDDDADPSTSDPIDELDIIVDENQQEDRPLHLNTPSSAYFFDPISAAIRRAFLSPPSSIHQWHSFDNDDNKFSAPVDRSITAFGSDDVHLHDYLRSKTTPVTSIEDALLLKSSPLRHGWGHWFEKKGLFLRKDRMFRSSFDALNPVNNPLLQDPDGAGVTGFTRGDRILQKWWLNEFKRVPFPGNKNPNKLPIVTKKLGTERKTLNDDENNKGSLGDIIDDRHHEFRNHIYADGNTWGYFPGLPLRLSFDDFMEAFFRRGKCVMRVFMVWNSPPWMYTVRYQRGLESLLFHHPNACVVVFSETIELDFFKDSFVKDGYKVAVVMPNLDQLLKDTPAHIFSSVWFEWRKTKFYPTHFSELIRLAALYKYGGIYLDSDIIVWKPISFLNNSVGVEEHAPGAGSALNGAVMAFAKHSLFIKECMEEFYTTYDDTNLRWNGADLLTRVARKFMGDDNKSIKQLDLKVEPSHIFFPITSQNITRYFIAPATETEKAQEDVLLKKIMQESLTFHFWNSLTSALIPEPDSLVTRLMNYACIRCLELL is encoded by the exons ATGCTGCGATCACGGCGGCGCTCTCCTTACGGCGCCTACTTATGCGCCGTGATATCCGCCGTCCTCCTCCTTCTCTCCGTCTCCCTCCTCTACTCTCGCCTCTCCCTCTCCCACCCTCCCTCCAACCACCTCCCTCGCCCCTCCCTCATCCACGACGACGACGCCGATCCCTCCACCTCCGACCCCATTGACGAGCTCGACATCATCGTAGATGAAAACCAACAGGAGGACCGCCCTCTCCACCTCAACACTCCCTCCTCCGCCTACTTCTTCGATCCCATCTCCGCCGCCATCCGCCGCGCCTTCCTCTCCCCTCCTTCCTCCATCCACCAATGGCACTCCTTCGACAACGACGACAACAAATTCTCCGCTCCCGTCGACCGCTCCATCACCGCGTTTGGCTCTGACGACGTCCACCTCCACGATTACCTCCGGAGCAAGACAACGCCGGTAACCTCAATCGAGGACGCTCTTCTGCTCAAATCCTCTCCGTTGAGGCATGGCTGGGGTCACTGGTTCGAGAAGAAAGGCCTCTTTCTCAGAAAAGATAGAATGTTCAG GTCGAGTTTCGATGCGTTGAATCCAGTTAACAATCCACTGCTTCAAGATCCCGACGGTGCCGGCGTCACTGGCTTCACCAGAGGTGACAGGATCCTTCAAAAATGGTGGTTGAATGAGTTCAAGAGAGTGCCCTTCCCCGGCAATAAAAACCCTAACAAGTTACCGATCGTGACGAAGAAATTAGGAACGGAGCGTAAGACTTTGAATGATGATGAAAACAACAAGGGTTCATTGGGTGATATCATTGATGATAGGCATCATGAGTTTAGGAATCATATATATGCAGATGGTAACACTTGGGGGTATTTTCCCGGGTTGCCGCTGCGATTGTCGTTCGATGATTTCATGGAAGCGTTCTTCAGGAGGGGAAAATGTGTGATGAGGGTGTTTATGGTGTGGAATTCTCCGCCTTGGATGTACACCGTTCGCTATCAGCGTGGCCTCGAGAGCCTGCTGTTTCACCACCCTAATGCCTGTGTTGTGGTGTTTTCCGAGACAATTGAGCTTGATTTCTTCAAAGATAGCTTTGTCAAGGATGG TTACAAAGTTGCTGTTGTTATGCCAAATCTTGACCAGCTGCTGAAGGATACGCCTGCTCACATTTTTTCCTCTGTTTGGTTTGAATGGAGAAAGACCAAGTTTTATCCCACTCATTTCAGCGAGCTCATCCGTCTTGCAGCTCTGTACAA GTATGGTGGCATCTATCTAGACTCAGATATCATAGTTTGGAAGCCGATTTCTTTCCTTAATAATTCTGTCGGTGTGGAGGAGCATGCTCCTGGTGCTGGTAGCGCTTTGAATGGTGCTGTGATGGCATTTGCAAAGCACAG TCTATTCATAAAGGAGTGCATGGAAGAGTTCTATACGACATATGATGATACTAATCTGAGATGGAATGGTGCTGATCTGTTGACAAGGGTTGCACGAAAGTTTATGGGAGATGATAATAAATCTATTAAACAGTTGGACTTGAAAGTGGAGCCCTCTCATATCTTCTTTCCTATCACTTCTCAGAATATCACAAG ATATTTTATTGCACCGGCAACGGAGACTGAAAAAGCTCAGGAAGATGttcttcttaaaaaaataatgcaGGAGTCATTGACATTTCATTTCTGGAACAGCTTGACATCTGCTCTCATCCCAGAACCAGATAGCCTTGTGACTAGGCTTATGAATTATGCTTGTATCCGATGCTTGGAGTTGTTGTAA
- the LOC130711476 gene encoding uncharacterized protein LOC130711476 isoform X1, with protein sequence MLCSRSLHLLRPTSNFNLSVSVFSSYNSSSKHIVEMVRSSLDEISDTGAFVRSASSFRQFVSRDPNSQFPAESGRYHLYISYACPWACRCLAYLYIKGLDKAISVTSVKPIWGSITESGEFMGWVFPDTKTEVLGAEPDPLNGAKSIREIYEIASTNYAGKYTVPILWDKKLKTIVNNESSEIIRMFNTEFNNIAENPTLDLYPADLRAQIDETNEWIYDSINNGVYKCGFAKKQEPYNDAARRLYEALDKCETILSKQRYLCGNTLTEADIRLFVTLIRFDEVYAVHFKCNKKLLREYPNLFNYVKDIFQIPGVSNTVNMEHIKLHYYGSHPSINPFAIVPAGPNIDYSAPHDRERFSA encoded by the exons ATGCTTTGCTCGAGATCATTGCATTTGCTTCGCCCCACAAGCAACTTTAATCTCTCTGTGTCTGTGTTTTCTTCCTACAACTCCAGCTCCAAG CATATTGTTGAAATGGTGCGATCTTCATTGGATGAGATATCAGACACGGGCGCATTTGTGAGATCTGCTTCCTCATTCCGACAATTTGTTTCAAGGGACCCAAATTCCCAATTTCCAGCAGAGTCGGGAAGATATCATCTCTATATATCATATGCTTGTCCTTGGGCTTGCAGGTGCCTTGCTTACTTGTATATCAAAGGACTTGACAAAGCCATCAGTGTCACG TCAGTCAAGCCCATTTGGGGAAGTATTACAGAATCTGGTGAATTTATGGGATGGGTTTTTCCTGATACAAAAACTGAGGTTCTAGGAGCTGAACCTGATCCATTGAATGGAGCAAAGTCCATTAGGGAAATTTATGAAATTGCAAGTACAAACTATGCTGGAAAGTACACTGTTCCT ATTCTGTGGGATAAGAAACTCAAGACAATTGTTAACAACGAGAGCTCAGAGATAATTCGCATGTTTAACACTGAATTCAACAACATCGCAGAAAATCCCACCTTGGACTTATATCCTGCTGATTTGAGAGCCCAAATTGATGAGACTAATGAGTGGATATATGATTCGATAAATAACGGTGTTTATAAATGTGGGTTTGCAAAGAAGCAAGAACCATACAACGAT GCTGCAAGACGATTGTATGAAGCTTTGGACAAATGTGAAACTATACTAAGCAAGCAACGCTATTTATGTGGCAACACACTTACTGAAGCAGACATTCGTTTGTTTGTCACTCTCATCAGATTTGATGAG GTATATGCAGTTCACTTTAAGTGCAACAAGAAGCTACTGCGGGAATACCCAAATCTCTTCAACTATGTTAAAGACATTTTCCAAATTCCTGGCGTTAGTAACACAGTGAACATGGAACATATAAAGTTGCATTACTATGGTAGCCATCCTTCTATCAATCCATTTGCAATTGTTCCTGCAGGGCCAAATATTGATTACTCCGCTCCTCATGACAGAGAAAGGTTTTCTGCTTAG
- the LOC130711476 gene encoding uncharacterized protein LOC130711476 isoform X2 has translation MVRSSLDEISDTGAFVRSASSFRQFVSRDPNSQFPAESGRYHLYISYACPWACRCLAYLYIKGLDKAISVTSVKPIWGSITESGEFMGWVFPDTKTEVLGAEPDPLNGAKSIREIYEIASTNYAGKYTVPILWDKKLKTIVNNESSEIIRMFNTEFNNIAENPTLDLYPADLRAQIDETNEWIYDSINNGVYKCGFAKKQEPYNDAARRLYEALDKCETILSKQRYLCGNTLTEADIRLFVTLIRFDEVYAVHFKCNKKLLREYPNLFNYVKDIFQIPGVSNTVNMEHIKLHYYGSHPSINPFAIVPAGPNIDYSAPHDRERFSA, from the exons ATGGTGCGATCTTCATTGGATGAGATATCAGACACGGGCGCATTTGTGAGATCTGCTTCCTCATTCCGACAATTTGTTTCAAGGGACCCAAATTCCCAATTTCCAGCAGAGTCGGGAAGATATCATCTCTATATATCATATGCTTGTCCTTGGGCTTGCAGGTGCCTTGCTTACTTGTATATCAAAGGACTTGACAAAGCCATCAGTGTCACG TCAGTCAAGCCCATTTGGGGAAGTATTACAGAATCTGGTGAATTTATGGGATGGGTTTTTCCTGATACAAAAACTGAGGTTCTAGGAGCTGAACCTGATCCATTGAATGGAGCAAAGTCCATTAGGGAAATTTATGAAATTGCAAGTACAAACTATGCTGGAAAGTACACTGTTCCT ATTCTGTGGGATAAGAAACTCAAGACAATTGTTAACAACGAGAGCTCAGAGATAATTCGCATGTTTAACACTGAATTCAACAACATCGCAGAAAATCCCACCTTGGACTTATATCCTGCTGATTTGAGAGCCCAAATTGATGAGACTAATGAGTGGATATATGATTCGATAAATAACGGTGTTTATAAATGTGGGTTTGCAAAGAAGCAAGAACCATACAACGAT GCTGCAAGACGATTGTATGAAGCTTTGGACAAATGTGAAACTATACTAAGCAAGCAACGCTATTTATGTGGCAACACACTTACTGAAGCAGACATTCGTTTGTTTGTCACTCTCATCAGATTTGATGAG GTATATGCAGTTCACTTTAAGTGCAACAAGAAGCTACTGCGGGAATACCCAAATCTCTTCAACTATGTTAAAGACATTTTCCAAATTCCTGGCGTTAGTAACACAGTGAACATGGAACATATAAAGTTGCATTACTATGGTAGCCATCCTTCTATCAATCCATTTGCAATTGTTCCTGCAGGGCCAAATATTGATTACTCCGCTCCTCATGACAGAGAAAGGTTTTCTGCTTAG